DNA from Desmodus rotundus isolate HL8 chromosome X, HLdesRot8A.1, whole genome shotgun sequence:
TGGGGAAAGAGAAAGCTGGTGGGGCAGGATCACTTCTGTGCTctgccccatctctgcccctaTACCAAGCAGGTAGTGAGCCACCCACATTTGAGTCAGAGAACATTTGTCTTGTTAGCAGACCGAGCCTGGCTGTTCTCCAGAATCCTGAGCACCTTGATGGGACTGTgcacaggaaggaagggacagtgtcttggaaaacagaaatgaaatgcaggatgggggctgagtggaggtgggcaaaggaggggaaaaggggacatctgtaatagtgtcaacaaaaataaagtaaaaaaaaaaaaaaaaaagccctggctggtgtagctcagtggattgagtgcaggctgtgaactaaagggtcgttggttcaattcccagtcagggcacatgcctgggttgctggccaggtccccagtgggggccatgtgatagggaaccccacattgatgtttctctccctctcttcctcccttcccctctctctaaaaataaatcaatctttaaaaaaaaaaagaaatgagggaaatTTCTACTGAGAGGGGCAAGGCCTCAGAGAGATGgtacacacagggaggctgaacATCAGGCATTAGGTCTCCTAGCCTAGGCAGAAACCTCCTCCACACATCACCTCTCACACCCCATGGGCCCAGGAGCAGCAGAGACGCCCACCTTCCAGGGACCATGTGGACTGGGACAGCGAGGGTAGCAGAgacaattacaaaataattgaaggCCTCACAGaagaccccctccctcccattcttAAGTAACCTAGGGGAAGAGGTAGGTCCCTTCAACAGGGAATGAGATTGACTTTCCACCTCTGTGGGATGGAAAGAGATGCAGATTTAAGCTGTAGCGTCTGAGCAAGCCTGCCCTGGGATACATACCACACAGAAGACACAGCAGGAAAATGCACACGCTTTATTACTAGTTAGAAAAAACTGACAAAGGTTGAGCTTGGTGAACTGGGCAGAACTAAGAGGAGAAACTCTAGGACATCTTTTGTTCAAACTGGGGGCTGATCTAAGTTCCCTTCCCCTGGGCTCCAACTGCCTTTCGGGGCCCACAGAGAACACACCAAGTAGAAGACAAGAGGCACAGAGGCATTCTCAAGAGTGCCTGTCCCACCCAGTCCAGTCTATTTTTCAATCCAGTTAGCCCTCCCAAGGGAAGCGCCATGTCTGTCCTTGgaattctttttgttctttatccACTCTTGACTGGAAAGGGACTTGAGATGAAAGTGGCCAAGGCTCAGGCATTGCATATATAACCAACACTCCCCCAAACACTGCCTTTCTTTAACACAGTCACCCAGTGGTCTTTCAGACAACAAAATGAAGGCCCCACGgaagcccccctccctccctatcCTCGAGAGGATAGCTGTCCCTCTCAAAGGAGGAAATAAGCAGAACCAGAAGAGTGCTGCTTGCATTCTCATGAGGCCACTTTCCCAATATTTACCACTGCTCATTTGTCTCACCTGGGACCAACGAGATGAGCAGTTACGTTACTCAAGCTTTTCATGAAAGTCTATTTGATGTTGCTCTCAAAACTGCAAAACTATCTGGATATTATTTCAGTTGGGTTTACCCGAAGGTCGTTTTACATGCAAGGCAAAGAAATCACCTCTGATCTATTTTGTACCTCAAATTATGCTCTCTCTTGTAATCTAACCAAACTCACTAAATAAGGTTATAATGTGTGCACCAGATATTCAATATATGTCTAGTTCCAAACACATACTAGAGAATAAACTTGTGTAATAAATTTCATGAAATTTGTCAAATTTGCTATCTGTAGAATTTAACACTGCAATTTTATGAATTAATTCCTTGTCCCAACAGAGAGATTACATTCTAACAAAAATCATTttgttctccccttcccccctgaTGAATGCCAAAGTATCTCTTCTTCCCTCACTTCTCACTCTTCTTGGCTGGTGTGATTTCTTTAGATTCTTGGGAAATCTTCTCCTGGGACAGGTTCAGCTTCTTTATCAAGCAAGTTCCAAATTCTGTGACACTCAGAAACACAAAAACAGGTTTACCTGTAAAACTTCAAAAAGACAAGAAGCAAACATGAATGCTGCAATAGTTTACAAAGTAACAGTAGCATTTTCAAGGAAAAGCAGCCCTCCTAAAGTTTAATGTAGTGTATAACTCTAAAAACCAGATGGCTGTACCCAGCCAAAGTCATGGCATTTTCAGGAAAAGGAGGTCAATAAGAACACAGAAAGGAGTGGAAAGGAGAATAAAGGCTTCATGGCTTCAGTGTCTCCAGGTGCCAACCAATCAGCATCAGCATCCAGAATCCACCACCTGCAAACTTAAATGCAATTAGGAGAAATCCTCTATTTAAACAGTGTGatactcaccctggctggtgtggctcagtggattgagaaccaaagggtcgctggttcgattcccagtcaggacacatacctgggttgcaggccaggtccccagcagggagcactcgagaggcaaccacacattgatgttctctccctctttctccctcccttcccctctctaaaagtacataaaaattttaaacaaagagtGTGATACTCGAAAGCAGTCCATCTTTgttcaagttcattttttaaaaaaagattgctaAACAATGttcccccaataaatttaatttaaattaaattaaaaagaaaaatatataaatacatatgtgtttgtgtatgtgtaccCATCATGATAAAAAGCTGTTACTTTGGGTAATGTGataatggattattttatttaatttttttctatgataACTTTGGTTTCAAATTTTCTGTGAAGtaaataagttttgttttgttttgttttgttttatcagaAGGGAGTCTTAGGAAATTGGTTTTTCTTTAGAGTGTTTCCATTCTTACTTACCTTCCTGAAATTAATGAGCTTGTCCTGGGTTCACGTCTCCCACCTCACCTGGTATGTAGACTATCCTGCATCTAAAGCAGGCCTTGCGCCATGAAAAATTCATCATTTTACACCATGGACAGTCCCAATCGCGTGGGGCAGGCATCTTCTGGCGCTGGGAAGCTGAGGCTCTTCTCTGTTTTGATTGCCAAAACCTCTGCCCCTGAGGCCGTTGTTTCTTTGGATTTTGTCTCACATGAAGGCTCCTACTGCCCCTCAGGTGAGTCGCCTGGGGCCTCTCTGGATCACCTTCCTGGCTCTGGTTACCCCCCAAGGGGACAGTCACCTGGGACATCTCTCGATCTTTTTCTTGGCTGTGGCTTTCATTCCTGTCACCCACGGTAACCATGCCGTGGGGTCTCTCTAGATGTTGTTCTTGGCTCTGGCTGCAGCTATCCCCAGTAGGGACCATTCCCTGCAGCCCCACTGCACTATCTTCCTGGCTGTGATTCTTATTGTCGCTCAGGTTGACCATCCCCTGGGGCCTCTCTGCATCTTGTTGGCTAAGGCTGTTGATGTCCCCTAAGGGGACTGTATCATGGAGGATCTCAGGACCTTCCTTGTGGCTGTGACTCTTTTGTTTCCCCAGTGGGGCCATCTCCTCCTGGGTCCCCAGTACAGCCCGTGGGCCAGGGGGATTATTCCCCAGGGGAGGCATCTTAGGTGGGATTACTGCCCGTTCTGCTTCCATGAATActggtggtggtggcagaggtTGCAAGGATGGGGATGCCATTGGGAATGGTGGGTAAAATGGAAATGGATACGGCACTGGCAGAAGCGGTTGCATGGCCGGGGCCCACGGACAGCCAGGCATCCCCATGGCCTCTACATTTCTGTGCTGCTCTTCACTCGGGGACCGTAACATGGCCCCGAGTTGCATTGGTCGAGGCCCAGGCACTATTCCATGGGCCAACAAGGTCACTTTGGCCAATGTCTCGGTATGGAGCAGCCACCCATGAAGCATATCACGCTCATTCAGTGCCTGCCGCTGGGCGGCCTGTGTGAAGCGCAGCTGCGAGGCCATCTCATCACGCTCTTTGCGCAGCCTCTGCAACTCGGGAGCCAGAGCCCAGGAAGCCCCCTCAAGCTCCTCCACCCGATCCTGCAACTGCCGAACCCGATATACCAGGTGCTCACGTTGCCTCGCACCGACACGTATGCCCAAGGTCAGCGCACTCCAAGTGCAGGCCCGCTTGACGGTGCTCGGCAACTCAGGGTCATTCAGGATGGCCTGAAGCTGGTCCTCTATCTCGCTCCATGACTGCGAGCGGAAGGTAGTGTAGAAATCTGGGCCACCGCCATTACTGAGGACTTCATTGTTGATGAAGCTGATCACTTCATCATGGCGGAACCCGCTGGCGTATTCCGCATAGTCCACATTCGAGGCCATCGTAGCCTAGTTGACGGACTGCCTCACAGGCAATGATGTGCCTGCCACAACCACCAGTAAAGGCTGCAGCCACTAATACTCGCACCCCTCCGCTCTCTGTTCAGTCTTAGTTGAGTCCTAGCCCAGTCCTGGCCTCCTCTTAGGCCTCTTTCCTCCCTCAAACCTCTTTTCCTGACGAAGACCACAGCCGATTATCTCACCTCACCAACGCCTGCGAGGCAACCGCGTGACGCGTCATGGAGACGAGCTGTGCGTCACGCCCACCGCAAGGCCTTCTGGGAATGACCTCCCTTGGTCCATTCCCTGAGAATTATGGGAAATGGAACTCTTCCGTGCAAACAGTAACCACTCAACAGCTTAGAGTAGCTCTCTAAATATCAGACAAGGTAGATTTTCACACAAAAATTGTTAAGATAAAAAGGATATTATACAATGTTAAAAAGGTCAATCCATCGATAtatgaattataaatatatatacactttacACATGCACCAAAAAAAGAGTTCAAAATATATGCCAAAAATAGAATTGAAAGTAGGTTAAGGCAGTTCTAGAGTGATAGTATAATGGAGTATAGAGTTCAATACCCCATGTTCCAGGATTGATGGAAAGACTTGACAGATCAATAAGGAAATACAAGACTTGAATCACACTATAAACCAAAAAGACCTAACAAACATGTACAAAATAGTAAACCCCAATAGTAAACTAcatatttttctcaagtgcacattaAACATTCTCTACCATAAACCATACATTAGGCCACAAAATAAGTCAGTACATTtatgaagattaaaatcatactaagtatgttctctgaccacagggaatgaaattggaaatcaataacaaagggaaacttgaaaaaatatacaaatatgttaaaattaaacaaCACTAATAAATAACCATTGcatcaaagaaaaatatcacaatggaaattacaaaataagtTCAGATTAATGAAAGCAAAATACAACATACCAAAATTGATGGGATTCAGTCAAagcagagggaaatttatagccacaaatgccaacatttaaaaagaagaaacatataaCTGTTACATATTCACATTATTCAATGTAACTACCCACCTTAATGAATTAGAAAACTAAATCCAAAGCAAGCAcaagaaaaaatggataaaagttaGAATGGTAATaaaacagagaagaggaaaaaatatgaaaacttaaaTAAATCCAAACattggttctttggaaagatcaataaaattgacaaattttaaagaagatttttcaagaaaaaaagaaagattcaaattactaaaatctgGAATGAAAAAAGGGCGTTTCCTACTTACcttatggaaataaaaaggattataagagaatattatgaaTGATTACATGCAAACAAATTAAATGCCtcaatgaaaaagacaaattcttGAAAACATATGAACTAACAAAATGGATTCATGGAAGAAAATCTGAACAGGCCTATAAGACATACAGAGACttaatcagtaatcaaaaacctggCAACATAGAAAAGCCCACGACCAAACagcttcactggtaaattctactaAATATTCAAAGAGTAattcacagaaatatttaaagatagaCATGCATAGAATTGAGAGCCTATAAATCAACCTATGTACCTATGGTCAATCAATTTTTAACAAGGGTGACAAGACCACTCAATGGGGAaggaatagtctcttcaacaaatggttctgaGATAACTGGATATCCATTTGTAAAAGAATGAAGGTGAACTATTACCTCAGCCCATacattgggtgggccaaaaagtttctttggtattttctgtacgatggctc
Protein-coding regions in this window:
- the TEX13D gene encoding testis-expressed protein 13D, producing MASNVDYAEYASGFRHDEVISFINNEVLSNGGGPDFYTTFRSQSWSEIEDQLQAILNDPELPSTVKRACTWSALTLGIRVGARQREHLVYRVRQLQDRVEELEGASWALAPELQRLRKERDEMASQLRFTQAAQRQALNERDMLHGWLLHTETLAKVTLLAHGIVPGPRPMQLGAMLRSPSEEQHRNVEAMGMPGCPWAPAMQPLLPVPYPFPFYPPFPMASPSLQPLPPPPVFMEAERAVIPPKMPPLGNNPPGPRAVLGTQEEMAPLGKQKSHSHKEGPEILHDTVPLGDINSLSQQDAERPQGMVNLSDNKNHSQEDSAVGLQGMVPTGDSCSQSQEQHLERPHGMVTVGDRNESHSQEKDREMSQVTVPLGGNQSQEEFGTCLIKKLNLSQEKISQESKEITPAKKSEK